A window from Aquabacterium sp. NJ1 encodes these proteins:
- a CDS encoding acyl-CoA dehydrogenase family protein, with protein MDFGYSPRAKEYIERVKAFMRDHVIPAEEAYHAQMSGSPDWRQWRQPALMEDLKAKAKAAGLWNLFLPDPHHGAGLKVVEYAALAELMGYNTMAAEVFNCNAPDTGNMEVLHMYGSPAQQDRWLKPLLAGEIRSAFCMTEPDVASSDATNMEATAVPDGDEVVVNGRKWFSSGIGHPNCKILIFMGLTDPTAERHKRHSMILVPLDTPGVKIERMLPAFGVYDEPFGHGEVTFDQVRVPKENIIAGLGRGFEIAQGRLGPGRIHHCMRAIGGAERALALMCERGDKRVAFGKTLNQLGGNVDVIANARMAIEQARLLTLKAAWMMDTVGVKAAMSEISQIKVVAPNMAQVVLDAAIQMHGAQGVTLDTPLSTLAAYVRTVRLADGPDEVHRKVVAKFELARQRAARGEA; from the coding sequence ATGGACTTCGGATACTCACCCCGTGCGAAGGAATACATCGAACGCGTCAAGGCTTTCATGCGCGACCACGTGATCCCCGCTGAAGAGGCGTACCACGCGCAGATGAGCGGCTCGCCCGACTGGCGGCAGTGGCGCCAGCCCGCCCTGATGGAAGACCTCAAGGCCAAGGCCAAGGCGGCCGGCTTGTGGAACCTGTTTCTGCCTGACCCTCACCATGGCGCCGGCCTGAAGGTCGTCGAGTACGCGGCCCTGGCTGAACTGATGGGCTACAACACCATGGCCGCCGAAGTATTCAACTGCAACGCACCTGACACCGGCAACATGGAAGTGCTGCACATGTACGGCTCGCCCGCGCAGCAGGACCGCTGGTTGAAGCCCTTGCTGGCCGGCGAGATCCGCTCGGCCTTCTGCATGACCGAGCCCGATGTGGCCTCGTCGGATGCGACCAATATGGAGGCCACTGCGGTGCCCGATGGCGACGAGGTGGTTGTCAATGGCCGCAAGTGGTTCAGCTCCGGCATCGGCCACCCCAACTGCAAGATCCTGATCTTCATGGGCCTGACAGACCCGACGGCCGAGCGCCACAAGCGCCACTCGATGATCCTGGTGCCGCTGGACACCCCCGGCGTGAAGATCGAGCGCATGCTGCCGGCCTTTGGTGTGTACGACGAGCCTTTTGGCCACGGCGAAGTCACCTTCGACCAGGTGCGGGTGCCCAAGGAAAACATCATTGCCGGCCTGGGCCGCGGCTTCGAGATTGCGCAGGGGCGCCTCGGCCCGGGGCGGATTCACCACTGCATGCGCGCCATCGGTGGCGCCGAGCGCGCGTTGGCGCTGATGTGCGAACGTGGTGACAAGCGCGTGGCCTTCGGCAAGACGCTCAACCAGCTTGGCGGCAATGTGGACGTGATCGCCAACGCGCGCATGGCCATCGAGCAGGCCCGCCTGCTGACTCTCAAGGCCGCCTGGATGATGGACACCGTGGGGGTAAAGGCCGCGATGAGCGAGATCTCGCAGATCAAGGTGGTTGCGCCTAATATGGCGCAGGTGGTGCTGGACGCGGCCATCCAGATGCACGGCGCGCAGGGCGTCACGCTGGACACGCCTTTGAGCACCCTGGCCGCCTATGTGCGCACGGTGCGCCTGGCCGACGGCCCCGATGAAGTGCACCGCAAGGTGGTGGCCAAGTTCGAGCTGGCGCGCCAGCGTGCGGCTCGCGGCGAGGCGTGA
- a CDS encoding SDR family oxidoreductase, whose protein sequence is MSIPNTFDLSGKVALVTGASRGIGEAIARLLAAHGAHVIVSSRKAEPCEAVAQSIRDAGGKASVIPCHVGEMDQIDATFAAIEQQFGRLDILVNNAATNPYFGHISDTDLGAFQKTVDVNIRGYFFMCAQGSKLMAKNGGGSIINIASVNGVIPGMAQGIYSITKAAVISMTHAFAKECAAMKVRVNAILPGATDTKFASALTTNDAILKVVMAHTPLNRVADPKEMAGAALYLASDAASYTTGACLNVDGGYLTA, encoded by the coding sequence ATGAGCATCCCCAATACCTTTGATCTCAGCGGCAAGGTCGCACTCGTCACCGGCGCCAGCCGCGGCATCGGCGAGGCCATTGCCCGTTTGCTGGCCGCGCATGGCGCGCACGTCATCGTCTCCAGCCGCAAGGCCGAGCCTTGTGAAGCCGTGGCGCAGTCCATCCGTGATGCGGGCGGCAAGGCTTCCGTGATCCCTTGCCATGTGGGCGAGATGGATCAGATCGACGCCACGTTCGCCGCCATCGAGCAGCAGTTCGGCCGGCTGGACATCCTGGTCAACAACGCTGCCACCAACCCGTATTTCGGGCACATCAGCGACACGGATCTGGGCGCCTTCCAGAAGACGGTGGACGTGAACATCCGCGGCTACTTCTTCATGTGTGCCCAGGGCTCGAAGCTGATGGCGAAGAACGGCGGTGGCTCGATCATCAACATCGCCTCGGTCAATGGCGTGATCCCCGGCATGGCGCAGGGCATCTACTCGATCACCAAGGCTGCCGTGATCTCGATGACGCACGCCTTTGCCAAGGAGTGCGCCGCCATGAAGGTGCGCGTGAACGCCATCTTGCCGGGCGCCACGGACACCAAGTTCGCCTCGGCCCTGACCACGAACGACGCCATCCTCAAGGTGGTGATGGCGCACACGCCGCTCAACCGTGTCGCCGACCCCAAGGAAATGGCCGGTGCCGCGCTGTACCTGGCCTCGGATGCGGCCAGCTACACCACGGGCGCTTGCCTGAATGTGGATGGCGGTTATCTGACTGCCTGA
- the sigJ gene encoding RNA polymerase sigma factor SigJ translates to MSPMDATAEFEQHRRFLRGLAYRMLASVAEAEDAVQDCWLRWRDVAHDDIASPRAFLAQTVTRLCLDRLTSAQMRREQYVGVWLPEPWIDDPDTAQAGADEALAMAQNLEIAFLLVLQRLTPAERAVFLLNEVFDWDFDAIAQVLDKSPAACRQLASRAKRQLAQASASAVGQADTPIRQRRLSPTRDAAQATRIASAFARALQLGDVQALADTLAQDVVFMADGGGKVNSVPYPLQGADKVAKVLTGFARLWQQAVGLVQPAWINAMPGAVFHGPDGQVIQTLTLDISEEGLVSGVYVMRNPDKLQHVLAAVITARGDQAA, encoded by the coding sequence ATGAGCCCCATGGACGCCACCGCCGAGTTCGAGCAACACCGCCGCTTTCTGCGTGGCCTGGCCTACCGGATGCTGGCCTCGGTGGCCGAGGCGGAAGACGCCGTGCAGGACTGCTGGTTGAGGTGGCGCGACGTGGCACACGACGACATTGCCTCACCACGCGCCTTTCTGGCCCAGACCGTGACCCGGCTCTGCCTGGACAGGCTGACTTCAGCCCAGATGCGACGAGAGCAGTACGTGGGCGTGTGGCTGCCCGAGCCCTGGATCGACGACCCGGACACGGCCCAGGCCGGTGCAGACGAGGCCCTGGCCATGGCGCAGAACCTGGAGATCGCCTTTTTGCTGGTGCTGCAGCGCCTGACGCCCGCGGAACGCGCGGTGTTCCTGCTCAACGAGGTGTTCGATTGGGACTTTGACGCCATCGCGCAGGTGCTGGACAAAAGCCCGGCGGCCTGCCGGCAATTGGCCAGCCGGGCCAAGCGCCAACTGGCTCAGGCGTCTGCCTCGGCAGTGGGCCAGGCAGATACGCCGATCAGGCAACGTCGCCTCAGCCCCACCAGGGATGCCGCGCAGGCCACCCGCATCGCCAGTGCGTTTGCCCGCGCCTTGCAACTGGGCGATGTGCAGGCCTTGGCCGACACGCTGGCGCAGGACGTCGTGTTCATGGCCGACGGCGGGGGCAAGGTCAACTCGGTGCCTTACCCGTTGCAAGGCGCGGACAAGGTGGCCAAGGTGCTCACGGGCTTTGCGCGCCTGTGGCAGCAGGCTGTGGGCCTGGTGCAACCCGCCTGGATCAACGCGATGCCCGGCGCGGTCTTCCACGGCCCCGATGGCCAGGTCATCCAGACACTGACACTGGACATTTCCGAGGAGGGTCTGGTGTCAGGCGTCTACGTGATGCGCAACCCGGACAAGCTGCAGCATGTCCTGGCGGCCGTTATCACGGCGCGTGGTGATCAAGCCGCCTGA
- the yjgA gene encoding ribosome biogenesis factor YjgA, whose product MNPNHIDQDSGFDPEDDAPHGAAYGYTKPSKSMLKRESADLQDLGKQLLELPDSRLKDLDMPERLRDALDAWKKTKSFEGKRRQLQFIGKVMREVDAAPLREAVAAFQLGHARNALALHQAERWRAELLAEDDKEAVTRWADTYPGTDLQQLRTLIRNARKDAALVPEKRSGRAYRELFQYIKQTMESQAAVPVTRTHVDDDADLED is encoded by the coding sequence ATGAATCCGAACCATATTGATCAAGACTCGGGGTTTGACCCTGAAGACGACGCGCCACACGGCGCTGCCTACGGCTACACCAAGCCCAGTAAGAGCATGCTCAAGCGCGAAAGCGCGGATCTGCAGGATCTGGGCAAGCAGTTGCTGGAGTTGCCTGACAGCCGCCTGAAAGACCTCGACATGCCCGAGCGCCTGCGCGACGCGCTGGACGCCTGGAAGAAGACCAAGTCTTTTGAAGGCAAACGGCGCCAGCTGCAATTTATCGGCAAGGTGATGCGCGAGGTGGATGCCGCCCCCCTGCGCGAGGCCGTGGCCGCCTTCCAGCTGGGCCATGCCCGCAACGCCCTGGCTTTGCACCAGGCCGAGCGCTGGCGTGCCGAACTGTTGGCCGAGGACGACAAGGAAGCCGTGACGCGTTGGGCCGACACCTATCCCGGCACGGACCTTCAGCAGCTGCGCACGCTGATCCGCAACGCGCGCAAGGATGCCGCCCTGGTGCCCGAGAAGCGCAGCGGCCGCGCCTACCGCGAGTTGTTCCAGTACATCAAGCAGACGATGGAAAGCCAGGCGGCCGTGCCTGTCACGCGCACCCACGTCGATGACGACGCCGATCTGGAAGATTGA
- a CDS encoding inositol monophosphatase family protein → MSQALHPMLNIAIKAARAAGAIINRASLDIERLTVIAKSHNDFVTEVDKAAEDAIISTILEAYPGHGILAEESGREHGAKHSDYVWIIDPLDGTTNFIHGFPVYAVSIALAFRGQVQQAVVYDPCRNDLFYASKGKGAYMNDRRIRVSKRTRMLESLIGTGFPFRKGDNFQRYMKMFEEVMVQCAGVRRPGAASLDLCYVAAGFYDAFFETGLSPWDVAAGSLMITEAGGLVGNFTGEPDFLYQREILAGTPRIYGQMVKTLAPYTRVIADADAQAEGAEGEGEGESDPEDEALIQSLQAAEDAAQAAKAAAPAEPAAPKRTRITAAAKAAEVREGKGDAPF, encoded by the coding sequence ATGTCTCAAGCCCTGCATCCCATGCTCAACATCGCCATCAAAGCTGCCCGCGCAGCCGGGGCGATCATCAACCGGGCCTCGCTCGACATCGAGCGACTGACAGTGATCGCCAAGTCGCACAACGACTTCGTGACCGAGGTGGACAAGGCAGCAGAAGACGCGATCATTTCCACGATCCTCGAGGCCTACCCAGGCCACGGTATCCTGGCTGAAGAATCGGGGCGCGAACATGGCGCCAAGCACAGCGACTACGTCTGGATCATCGATCCGCTCGACGGCACCACCAACTTCATCCACGGCTTCCCCGTGTACGCGGTCTCCATCGCGCTGGCCTTCCGTGGTCAGGTGCAGCAGGCCGTGGTGTATGACCCCTGCCGCAACGACCTGTTCTACGCGTCCAAGGGCAAGGGCGCCTACATGAACGACCGCCGCATCCGCGTGTCCAAGCGCACGCGCATGCTCGAATCCCTGATCGGCACGGGCTTCCCCTTCCGCAAGGGTGACAACTTCCAGCGCTACATGAAGATGTTCGAAGAGGTGATGGTGCAGTGCGCTGGCGTGCGCCGCCCGGGTGCTGCCTCGCTGGACCTGTGCTACGTGGCTGCAGGCTTTTACGACGCCTTCTTCGAAACCGGCCTGAGCCCCTGGGACGTGGCAGCGGGTTCGCTGATGATCACCGAGGCCGGTGGCCTGGTGGGCAACTTCACGGGCGAGCCTGACTTCCTGTACCAGCGCGAGATCCTGGCTGGCACGCCCCGCATCTATGGCCAGATGGTCAAGACGCTGGCACCGTACACCCGCGTGATCGCCGATGCCGACGCGCAGGCCGAAGGCGCAGAGGGCGAAGGCGAGGGGGAAAGCGACCCGGAAGACGAAGCCCTGATCCAGTCGCTGCAGGCCGCTGAAGACGCGGCACAAGCCGCCAAGGCCGCAGCGCCGGCCGAGCCTGCTGCCCCGAAGCGCACGCGCATCACCGCTGCGGCCAAGGCGGCCGAGGTTCGCGAAGGCAAGGGCGACGCGCCGTTCTGA
- the cysE gene encoding serine O-acetyltransferase produces MFFARLREDIACILERDPAARTAWEVLTCYPGLHALAMHRVAHWCWTHGLKWLGRWVSHWGRFFTGIEIHPGAKVGRRVFIDHGMGVVVGETAEIGDECTIYQGVTLGGTSLSKGAKRHPTLGRGVIIGANAQVLGGFTVGDGARVGSNAVVTKPVPASATAVGNPARIIVAKATVLDEKQAEREALAARMGFSAYGVTEGDDPLSQALRGLIDHASGHEHQITLLWEAIGKLAKEARTEDARTCLPTDAQTTEHFDAEGLNRLV; encoded by the coding sequence ATGTTCTTCGCCCGACTGCGAGAAGACATCGCCTGCATCCTGGAACGCGACCCTGCGGCCCGCACCGCCTGGGAAGTGCTGACCTGCTACCCGGGTCTGCACGCCCTGGCCATGCACCGCGTCGCGCACTGGTGCTGGACGCACGGCCTCAAGTGGCTCGGCCGCTGGGTCTCGCACTGGGGGCGCTTCTTCACGGGCATCGAGATCCACCCCGGCGCCAAGGTGGGCCGGCGCGTGTTCATCGACCACGGCATGGGCGTGGTCGTGGGCGAGACCGCCGAGATCGGCGATGAGTGCACCATCTATCAAGGCGTGACGCTGGGCGGCACGTCCTTGAGCAAGGGCGCCAAGCGCCACCCCACCTTGGGCCGAGGCGTCATCATCGGTGCCAATGCCCAGGTGCTGGGCGGCTTCACGGTGGGGGATGGCGCACGCGTGGGGTCGAACGCGGTGGTGACCAAGCCTGTGCCGGCGAGCGCGACGGCGGTGGGCAACCCGGCCCGCATCATCGTAGCCAAGGCCACCGTGCTGGATGAAAAACAGGCTGAGCGCGAGGCCCTGGCTGCCCGCATGGGTTTTTCTGCCTACGGCGTGACCGAGGGTGATGACCCGCTGTCTCAAGCGCTGCGCGGCCTGATCGACCATGCCTCGGGCCATGAACACCAGATCACGCTGCTGTGGGAGGCCATCGGCAAGCTGGCCAAGGAGGCCCGTACCGAAGACGCGCGCACCTGCCTGCCCACGGACGCCCAGACCACCGAGCACTTCGATGCCGAAGGGCTCAACCGCCTTGTTTGA
- the mog gene encoding molybdopterin adenylyltransferase — protein sequence MAETSHAFEAVRIGVVSISDRASTGVYEDKGLPALQDWLGRAVRNPVTWVPRLIADERELIAQTLRELVDVEGCHLVLTTGGTGPAPRDVTPEATLDVADKEMPGFGEQMRQISLRFVPTAILSRQTAVIRKQALILNLPGQPKSIAETLEGLRNAEGQSIVPGIFAAVPYCIDLIGGPYIETHAAVCDAFRPKSARRPVPA from the coding sequence ATGGCCGAGACGAGTCACGCGTTTGAAGCTGTTCGCATTGGCGTGGTGTCCATCAGCGACCGCGCCAGCACCGGTGTCTATGAAGACAAGGGCCTGCCCGCCTTGCAGGACTGGCTGGGCAGGGCGGTGCGCAACCCGGTGACCTGGGTGCCGCGCCTGATTGCCGATGAGCGCGAACTGATCGCGCAAACGCTGCGCGAACTGGTGGATGTGGAAGGCTGCCACCTGGTGCTGACCACCGGCGGCACCGGGCCTGCGCCGCGGGACGTGACGCCCGAAGCCACGCTGGACGTGGCCGACAAGGAAATGCCGGGTTTTGGCGAGCAGATGCGCCAGATCAGCCTGCGCTTCGTGCCCACGGCCATCCTGTCTCGTCAGACCGCAGTGATCCGCAAGCAGGCCCTGATCCTGAACCTGCCTGGTCAGCCCAAGTCCATTGCCGAGACGCTCGAAGGCCTGCGCAATGCCGAAGGCCAATCCATCGTGCCGGGCATCTTTGCGGCCGTGCCGTATTGCATCGACCTGATCGGCGGGCCCTACATCGAGACCCATGCCGCGGTGTGCGACGCCTTCAGGCCGAAGTCCGCACGGCGGCCAGTTCCTGCTTGA
- a CDS encoding phosphotransferase family protein, producing MSEKLIDAAGKVRAGEEVDLARVSAYLRAAGMELQGEPQLKQFPGGASNLTYLLSYDNRDLILRRPPFGHIAKSAHDVVREARIMQMLKPVYPAVPNVYAICEDVEVIGAPFYVMERLVGVIPRQNLPEELGLDAPKTRQLCLNVLDKLIDLHMLDAKAAGLDTLGKGEGYVARQIEGWSKRFRAARTEDVSDFESVMQWLADKQPKQEVAICLIHNDFRFDNVVLDIADPMKVIGVLDWEMATMGDPLMDLGSSLAYWVQADDDAFMLGSRRQPTNAPGMLTRQEVIDYYAQRTGWSVANFDFYEVYGLFRLAGIVQQIYKRFKEGNARNPVFATFGPFANYLGQRCERIIAQSSL from the coding sequence ATGAGCGAGAAGTTGATCGACGCCGCAGGCAAGGTGCGCGCCGGTGAGGAAGTGGACCTGGCGCGCGTGAGCGCCTACCTGCGCGCAGCCGGCATGGAGCTGCAAGGCGAGCCGCAACTCAAGCAGTTCCCGGGGGGCGCTTCCAACCTGACCTACCTGCTGAGCTACGACAACCGCGACCTCATCCTGCGCCGCCCCCCGTTTGGCCACATCGCCAAATCGGCCCACGACGTGGTGCGCGAGGCCCGCATCATGCAGATGCTCAAGCCCGTGTACCCGGCCGTGCCCAATGTGTACGCCATCTGCGAAGACGTGGAGGTGATTGGCGCGCCGTTCTATGTGATGGAGCGGCTGGTTGGCGTGATCCCGCGCCAGAACCTGCCTGAGGAGTTGGGCCTGGACGCGCCCAAGACCCGCCAGCTGTGCCTCAACGTGCTGGACAAGCTGATCGACCTGCACATGCTGGACGCCAAGGCCGCCGGCCTCGATACCCTGGGCAAGGGCGAAGGTTATGTGGCCCGCCAGATCGAAGGTTGGAGCAAGCGCTTCCGTGCCGCGCGCACCGAAGACGTGTCCGACTTCGAATCGGTGATGCAGTGGCTGGCCGACAAGCAGCCCAAGCAGGAAGTGGCCATCTGCCTGATCCACAACGACTTCCGTTTCGACAACGTGGTGCTGGACATCGCCGACCCGATGAAGGTGATCGGCGTGCTGGACTGGGAAATGGCCACGATGGGCGACCCGCTGATGGACCTGGGCAGCTCGCTGGCCTACTGGGTGCAGGCCGATGACGACGCCTTCATGCTGGGCTCACGCCGCCAGCCCACCAACGCACCCGGCATGCTGACGCGCCAGGAGGTCATCGACTACTACGCCCAGCGCACAGGCTGGAGCGTGGCCAACTTCGATTTCTACGAGGTGTACGGCCTGTTCCGCCTGGCCGGCATCGTTCAGCAGATCTACAAGCGCTTCAAGGAAGGCAACGCGCGCAACCCCGTGTTCGCCACCTTCGGCCCGTTTGCCAACTACCTCGGCCAGCGCTGCGAACGCATCATCGCCCAATCTTCTCTGTGA
- a CDS encoding acyltransferase family protein: protein MRIQSVDIARGLCIILVVWGHNAQFTDTVINHALWTIRMPMMFFVAGSFIKHQQAFRQLMREKADALLKPFVVMALLQAPARMLIGETDLTSLAIGLMAGGGHYLPWVYYLWYLPHLWLVFMGGHMLLQAGRFDKWPPAFQTLSIALALCGGIWTSNLFPSAPYKLGDLSKNLAFFMLGFLCRSTWTSPPASWPPRAAALSTLLASQYLLQSGAVDVSSAEYVIALMLSALAGIALLTAIAKWLASMPLVSAILSRCGRESLFILLFHWPLQNLGRHAWPWVLPNNMPWLTALLSWLSSICLSLMLARLMRSDYRTAALWLPMQTVRKIRSQASRTPAQRPARPARTEAATIDFAETLPEINARAMR, encoded by the coding sequence ATGCGGATTCAATCCGTCGACATCGCTCGTGGGCTGTGCATCATCCTGGTTGTATGGGGACACAACGCCCAATTCACCGACACGGTGATCAACCATGCGCTGTGGACGATCCGCATGCCCATGATGTTCTTCGTGGCGGGCTCGTTCATCAAGCATCAGCAAGCTTTTCGACAACTGATGCGGGAGAAGGCCGATGCCTTGCTGAAGCCGTTCGTGGTGATGGCACTGTTGCAAGCGCCGGCCCGCATGCTCATTGGTGAAACAGACCTCACTTCCTTGGCCATCGGCCTCATGGCTGGAGGTGGCCACTACCTGCCGTGGGTCTACTACCTCTGGTACCTGCCCCACCTCTGGCTGGTGTTCATGGGCGGGCACATGCTGCTCCAAGCAGGCCGATTCGACAAGTGGCCGCCCGCGTTCCAAACCTTGAGCATCGCTCTAGCCTTGTGCGGGGGCATCTGGACCAGCAATCTGTTCCCGAGCGCGCCGTACAAGCTCGGCGACCTAAGCAAGAACCTGGCGTTCTTCATGCTGGGGTTCCTGTGTCGATCAACATGGACATCGCCCCCTGCGTCCTGGCCACCAAGAGCGGCAGCCCTGTCCACCTTGCTCGCATCCCAGTATTTGCTGCAGTCAGGCGCGGTAGACGTGTCTTCAGCGGAGTACGTCATCGCCCTCATGCTCAGTGCACTGGCTGGCATCGCGCTACTGACCGCCATCGCCAAATGGCTGGCAAGCATGCCATTGGTGAGCGCAATCCTGAGCCGGTGCGGCCGAGAGAGTCTGTTCATCCTGCTGTTTCACTGGCCCCTGCAAAACCTGGGTCGACACGCCTGGCCATGGGTACTGCCAAACAACATGCCCTGGCTCACCGCCCTCTTGAGCTGGCTGAGCAGCATCTGCCTGAGCCTCATGCTCGCACGGCTGATGCGCAGCGATTACCGGACTGCAGCCTTGTGGCTTCCCATGCAGACGGTTCGCAAGATCCGCAGCCAGGCCTCGCGAACACCGGCGCAACGCCCTGCCAGACCTGCGCGAACAGAAGCCGCAACGATCGATTTCGCAGAAACCCTGCCAGAAATCAACGCTCGCGCCATGAGATGA
- a CDS encoding LysR family transcriptional regulator yields MMNLSKIDLNLFLVFDVIVQTGSLTAAARELHLSQPAVSHALARLREALGDPLFTRQGRRMLPTPYARALTASVRQALNTLQTGIKGPQQGFEPTRSDRVFTIGMRDILESLTLPGLMAHIRQHAPGISVNSIQVERHDIADALRQGRVDAAVDIALPVSAEVSHTRLVLDKLVVVARADHPVIGKGPLRLDTYLDASHVLVSARRQGLGLEDYELSRQGLRRQIGLRCRHYFAGCRVVSQTDMLLTMPEQYARVANQHFDNALHSFPLSAAQLDAHLYWNAALDDDPTNRWFRQRVIEAVKQELAAVRTSA; encoded by the coding sequence ATGATGAATTTGAGCAAGATCGACCTGAATCTGTTCCTGGTGTTTGATGTCATCGTGCAGACCGGCTCGCTCACCGCCGCCGCGCGTGAACTGCACCTGAGCCAACCGGCGGTCAGCCATGCCCTCGCCCGCCTGCGAGAGGCTTTGGGCGACCCGCTGTTCACGCGGCAAGGCCGGCGCATGCTACCCACGCCTTACGCACGTGCCTTGACCGCATCGGTGCGGCAGGCCTTGAACACCTTGCAAACGGGCATCAAAGGCCCACAGCAAGGTTTCGAGCCCACCCGATCAGACCGCGTGTTCACCATCGGCATGCGCGACATCCTGGAATCCCTCACCCTGCCCGGCCTGATGGCGCACATTCGCCAGCACGCGCCGGGCATCAGCGTCAACAGCATCCAGGTGGAACGCCACGACATCGCCGACGCGCTGCGGCAAGGCCGTGTGGATGCGGCGGTCGACATCGCCTTGCCCGTGTCAGCAGAGGTCAGCCACACCCGGCTGGTGCTGGACAAACTGGTGGTGGTGGCCCGGGCGGATCACCCGGTCATCGGCAAAGGCCCCTTGCGCCTGGACACCTACCTGGACGCCTCGCACGTGCTCGTATCCGCACGCCGTCAAGGCCTGGGGCTGGAAGATTACGAGTTGAGCCGCCAGGGCCTGAGGCGGCAGATCGGCCTGCGTTGCCGCCATTACTTCGCCGGCTGCCGTGTGGTCAGCCAGACGGACATGCTGCTGACCATGCCCGAGCAATACGCCCGGGTGGCCAACCAGCATTTTGACAACGCGCTGCACAGCTTCCCGCTGTCAGCGGCACAGCTCGACGCCCACCTGTACTGGAACGCCGCGCTGGATGACGACCCGACCAACCGGTGGTTCCGTCAGCGGGTCATCGAGGCGGTCAAGCAGGAACTGGCCGCCGTGCGGACTTCGGCCTGA
- a CDS encoding RNA methyltransferase, whose translation MQASSPHAPLGHSGQRDPTRFILIGTSHPGNVGATARAMKVMGFSDLVLVRPRFADVLIQEEAVAMASGAADILVRARVVDSLAEALEGISYAIGTAMTPRDFGPPTITPREGLTKLAAATPMHRVGFVFGSERYGMANEDVYRCNAVISIPTNPDYGSLNLSQAVQVLAYEWRQALGSFAVEARTPDVALASGDAVQGALAHWEQALIKLGFLDPAAPKKLMPRLNQLINRAELRQEEIHILRGIAKAIIDKS comes from the coding sequence ATGCAAGCCTCATCCCCTCACGCCCCGCTCGGACATTCGGGCCAGCGCGACCCCACCCGCTTCATCCTGATCGGCACCAGCCACCCTGGTAATGTGGGCGCGACCGCCCGGGCCATGAAGGTCATGGGTTTTTCCGATCTGGTGCTGGTGCGCCCCCGTTTTGCCGATGTGCTGATCCAGGAGGAAGCCGTGGCCATGGCCAGCGGTGCAGCCGACATCCTGGTGCGCGCCCGTGTGGTGGACAGCCTGGCCGAAGCGTTGGAGGGCATCAGCTACGCCATCGGCACGGCCATGACGCCACGCGACTTCGGTCCGCCCACCATCACCCCGCGTGAAGGCCTGACCAAACTGGCCGCGGCCACACCCATGCACCGCGTCGGCTTCGTGTTCGGCAGCGAGCGCTACGGTATGGCCAATGAGGACGTGTACCGCTGCAACGCGGTGATCAGCATCCCCACCAACCCGGATTACGGCTCGCTCAACCTGTCGCAGGCCGTGCAGGTGCTGGCCTACGAATGGCGCCAGGCCCTGGGCAGCTTTGCCGTTGAAGCCCGAACGCCGGATGTGGCGCTGGCCAGCGGCGACGCGGTGCAAGGCGCGCTCGCCCACTGGGAGCAAGCCCTGATCAAGCTCGGCTTCCTGGACCCGGCCGCGCCCAAGAAGCTCATGCCCCGCCTCAACCAGTTGATCAACCGGGCCGAGTTGCGCCAGGAAGAGATCCACATCCTGCGGGGCATTGCCAAGGCCATCATCGACAAGTCCTGA